The DNA sequence AGGCAACTTGTGTGAGCGTTACAGCCTCGCTATGGTTTTCCGGCAGACAGAGCATCTGCATACCGAGTGTGCACTTGTAGTTATTGCGTTTTTTGATAATGGCGGCTTCTTTCATATTGGCGATAACCGTGTCAAAATCGCTCTCTTTAGTGCGGTGAATTTTAGCGTACGTTTCCTTTGTGCCTGCGGCAATGCTGACCTTTATCCACTCGGCGTGTTTTAAGGCAACAGCTGCAATATCCGGTGTGAAGAACACCCCGTTTGTGGTCATTGCAACATCAATGCCGGCGGTCTTTGTATGAGTTATAATCTGCGGCATATCCCTGTGCAGAAACGGCTCACCCTCGCCGGCATAATTTATGCTCTTAATGCCAAGTGAGGCCATCTCGGTCACTCTTTCCATGAGGACGGAGGCATTGATAAACTGCCGCTTATAGCCCATAAAGTCCAGACCGCAAAACGTACACCTGTGGTTACAGGTGCCTGAGGGGCTGATTTCCAGGTATATCGGATACACGTCGTCGCCGTTAAGCCAGCTGTTAACTCTGTCAACGTGGTAAATCAGCTTATGGCTGTCTATCCGGTACTTATCGGTCACAGACAGTATTGTAACACGCGGGAAGGGCGTTAATCCATAAAAAAGCTAAACAAGATCCATTTTGCAATCTCCCTCTTCGTAAACCTTGCTATTATACTATTATTATAGTATAATATGATTAACTACTCATAAACGAAACAGGATAGAAGATGGTAACGATTAAATGGAAGGATTGTCATTACGCTATGTAACAGTATTGATTTATTTACCGGAGTATTACAATTTGTCTGAGAGCGGAAAGAGAAAGAAAATTGAGAGAAAGAAATTCTCACAAACTGCTGAGGAAATTGCGCTGGATATATCCGGCGGCGGTACGTGGCATAAAGAATCTCCCCGCTGCTACAGACACAAGGATGGTGTTTGGTATGATGAGGAATACGGTTATAGCGTATGTAAAGGAAAAGTTATTGAAGCGATTTGAACAGATTGCAATTTGAGACCGTTGCAAAAATATTATAACACCAAAGTTGAGTTCAAAAATATAACAAAATGTTATAGAAAAAGGATGAGATTGCCACACCCCCTGCGGGGGTTCGCAATGACGGCGTGGGCTGTGCGTGGGCGTACCTATCCGTCATTACGAGGAGCGATAGCGACGTGGGCTGTGCGTGGGCGTACCTATCCGTCATTACGAGGAGCGATAGCGACGTGGGCTGTGCGTGGGCGTACCTATCCGTCATTACGAGGAGCGATAGCGACGTGGGCTGTGCGTGGGCGTACCTATCCGTCATTACGAGGAGCGATAGCGACGTGGGCTGTGCGTGGGCGTACCTATCCGTCATTACGAGGAGCGATAGCGACGTGGGCTGTGCGTGGGCGTACCTATCCGTCATTACGAGGAGCGATAGCGGCGTGGGCTGTGCGTGGGCGTACCTATCCGTCATTACGAGGAGCGATAGCGACGTGGTAATCTCATCATTATTATATTTTAGGCTGCTACTCGGTATTAATTGGGAAATACTTTTCCCACATTTTGGGAATTTTGCAACGGTCTCAATTTACGTGAAGTTTGTTCCACGTGTTGAACCGGTTGTTGTGCGGGTGGAGCTGTAACCAAAACATTTTAATTATTATCTAAATTTAGGAGGGAATAACAATGGTGACAAGGAAAAAGGATGAAAAAGCACCAAACGGGCGTATTACTTTGTTTGCAGCGATTAACGAAGACCAGTACGATGCGTTAAAATATCTCACTTATAAAAAGAAGAAATCTCTTGCTGAAATTACACGCGAGGCCATAGATGTATATCTAAGCACGGTGGAAAAAGAATCGGCCTAAAAGACTGAAAACGGAGGCAGCTGACCACTGGTCTATCCGGTATTTATCCATAGTTGCTGTCTTCAATCGAAAAGGTCTGAATGCGTGCCGCTACGCTCAAAAATTATACTCTGGCCGTCTATCTTGTAAATCAACAGCCAGTCAGGTTTTATGTGACATTCTCGCCGTCCGGCGTAATTACCTTTAAGCGGATGGTCTTCATACTTTGGATCAAGCGTTCCTCCGTTGCCAGGTTGCATCATGATTTCTGATAATTGTTTTAAATCGGCGCCGCGCTTTAGCATCTGCTTAATGTCTTTCTTAAACTGCCCGGTTCGAACAGGCTTGTACATTATTCGTGAATTACCAAGTCTTTCAACAAATCATCAATGCTCTCAAACCGGGTTAAGTCCTCTTCTCTGTCAGTCTTTTCGAAAGTCTCAAGTGTGGTTTTGTTTGGGCTCCAGCCATATTCAACGAGCATCTTGCCGTATTCATTTAACGCATAAGGCCGTCTACCGGAACTACTTGAACCACCTTTATACTCTAAGAAACCGGCTGAAAATAACGCATCGGCAACAGGCACATCACTTTGATAGCCCTCACGAAAACTTCTAAGGTACTCTAAATCTCCTGTGTAACACCTGTTGATTAAGGATGCCAGACGCATAGCTTCTTTGTAGCCAATATAACCTTTGATGTGTGCGGACATGATGCGGCCAATAATTTTTGGCTTAACAGTGTCTTCGCTTTTTTCTATTATAAGGAGGATGGTTTCTCCAAAATGCTCAAGCTCTCCATCGCTTTCAAGCCTCTCGGTAAACGCTGTGCGCTCTTGTTGTGTTGTGGAATCTAAGCCTGTTAAAAAATTCACAATTTTACGGACATAAATCTCATGTCCTATATCCTTTCCGGCTTTCCTGAGAGCACTAAGCATACCAAGCACAGGAATACCGTCCAATCCACCAGATTCTATTACCGCATTTACTTCAACAACGTCATCATTGCTGGCGATAAAATCCGTCAATTCTTTACTGCGCATTGATTCGGCAACCGATGAGGCTGCGCTTTTCTCTAAACTTAACGACATTCTTAATTCTACTATGTAATCTTACCTTTAGTAAAGTGCCCCCGCTGCAAAGTGATATATACCATTAGGGCCTTTATACACCTCAAGCGGTACACCAAACAGTGCCGAGACATTTTGGCTTGTTAAAACCTCCTCCTTTGGCCCTTGCATAAATATCCTGCCGCCCTTTATCATCACGATATTGTTAATAGACGGTAGCACCTCTTCAATGTGGTGAGTGATAATAATGATTGTGTGATGCAGGGATACACGAGCCATCAACTCGAAAAACCTCAACTGTGCCGCAACATCAAGACCGGTTGTGGGCTCATCAAGCATCAGCACCTCTGGCTCTGAGATGAGCGCACGCGCAATCAGACACTGGCGTGCCTCACCGCTTGACATGTCACAGAGGGCATGGTTACGCAGCGATTGAATTTCGAATTTTTCCATCAGCGCATCCGCTTTAGCTATCACCCCCACTGTCAGCTCATCCTCCGGCAGATACCCAACGGAGTCGAATAAACCGGTCAGTACGATTTCTATTCCCGGCATATGGGATGCCTGGAGTTTGTGTTTTTCGTCCAGA is a window from the Nitrospirota bacterium genome containing:
- a CDS encoding ATP-binding cassette domain-containing protein, whose product is MAEPVDEIFELTQASVVRSGQPILYDISLSIAHRQHTAIIGPNGAGKTTLMKLLSGDTYAAWSGKGPSVKLFGQTRYSIWDVKKHIGIITNDLDEKHKLQASHMPGIEIVLTGLFDSVGYLPEDELTVGVIAKADALMEKFEIQSLRNHALCDMSSGEARQCLIARALISEPEVLMLDEPTTGLDVAAQLRFFELMARVSLHHTIIIITHHIEEVLPSINNIVMIKGGRIFMQGPKEEVLTSQNVSALFGVPLEVYKGPNGIYHFAAGALY
- a CDS encoding type II toxin-antitoxin system YafQ family toxin, which codes for MYKPVRTGQFKKDIKQMLKRGADLKQLSEIMMQPGNGGTLDPKYEDHPLKGNYAGRRECHIKPDWLLIYKIDGQSIIFERSGTHSDLFD
- a CDS encoding radical SAM protein; protein product: MTDKYRIDSHKLIYHVDRVNSWLNGDDVYPIYLEISPSGTCNHRCTFCGLDFMGYKRQFINASVLMERVTEMASLGIKSINYAGEGEPFLHRDMPQIITHTKTAGIDVAMTTNGVFFTPDIAAVALKHAEWIKVSIAAGTKETYAKIHRTKESDFDTVIANMKEAAIIKKRNNYKCTLGMQMLCLPENHSEAVTLTQVASEIGMNYLVIKPYSHHPHSTHEKYKDIRYADYLHLANELKGYNTENFSVIVRINTMKKWDEGVKRYNHCNALPFWAYIDSAGGLWSCLEHLKDDRFYYGNVIDNTFKEVWESQRRKDVLKMIRDELDINECRLNCRMDSVNAYLWELQHPPEHVNFI